Proteins from a genomic interval of Methanofollis formosanus:
- a CDS encoding C-GCAxxG-C-C family protein: MSDRSERAAASFTGGLNCAQAVAGAFAEECRADEATVRKMACGFGGGLAHTDRTCGAVSGAVLVLGLTRGTAIPGDAEGKEACYVLVREFLRRFAGRHGSTECTALIGYNLSDPEALAAAKEAGAFAARCTGYVRDAVEIVEEVLRES, from the coding sequence ATGTCTGATCGATCCGAACGGGCTGCGGCGTCGTTCACCGGCGGGTTGAACTGCGCCCAGGCGGTGGCCGGGGCGTTTGCCGAGGAGTGCAGGGCGGACGAGGCAACGGTGCGGAAGATGGCGTGTGGGTTCGGCGGCGGCCTCGCCCATACGGACCGGACCTGCGGGGCGGTGAGCGGGGCGGTGCTCGTCCTGGGCCTGACCCGCGGCACCGCCATCCCCGGCGATGCGGAAGGGAAGGAAGCATGTTACGTGCTGGTGCGGGAGTTCCTCCGCCGGTTTGCCGGGCGCCACGGTTCGACGGAGTGCACGGCGCTCATCGGTTACAATCTCTCCGACCCTGAGGCCCTCGCGGCGGCGAAGGAAGCCGGGGCGTTTGCGGCGCGGTGCACCGGGTATGTGCGGGACGCGGTGGAGATCGTCGAAGAGGTGCTGCGGGAGTCATGA
- a CDS encoding acylphosphatase, producing MKARVHVFVSGRVQGVFFRDATSEEAARHGVTGWVRNLPDGRVEAVFEGEAEGVEAMLGFCRRGPPAARVTGVEVADEAYAGEFVGFAVRR from the coding sequence ATGAAGGCGCGGGTGCATGTTTTCGTCAGCGGCCGGGTGCAGGGGGTCTTCTTCCGGGACGCGACGAGCGAGGAGGCGGCGCGGCACGGGGTGACCGGATGGGTGCGAAACCTCCCCGACGGTCGGGTGGAGGCGGTCTTCGAGGGCGAGGCGGAGGGTGTCGAGGCGATGCTTGGTTTCTGTCGTCGCGGCCCGCCGGCGGCGCGGGTGACCGGCGTCGAGGTGGCTGACGAGGCGTATGCCGGGGAGTTCGTCGGGTTTGCGGTGCGGCGGTGA
- a CDS encoding GNAT family N-acetyltransferase, which translates to MIRRSKLEDADAIYGLYAETAAVPGGLARCREEITPTYIHTFLRRCIADGLSLVAVDDDGRVVGEVHASRCGLRVFGHVLTDLTISVHPVCQSHGWGRQLFEQFIRVVTEEMPEINRIELSARESNTRAIRFYESLGFVVEGRMRGRIYGVSGLYEDDIQMGWLRAPGSGS; encoded by the coding sequence TTGATTCGCCGTTCGAAACTCGAAGATGCCGATGCCATCTATGGATTATATGCTGAGACCGCCGCCGTGCCGGGTGGGCTTGCCCGCTGCCGGGAGGAGATCACCCCCACCTATATCCATACGTTTCTGAGAAGATGCATCGCCGACGGCCTTTCCCTCGTCGCTGTGGACGACGACGGCCGGGTCGTGGGGGAGGTGCATGCCTCCCGCTGCGGGCTGCGAGTCTTCGGGCATGTGCTCACCGACCTCACCATCTCGGTACACCCGGTGTGCCAGTCGCACGGGTGGGGCCGGCAGCTCTTCGAGCAGTTCATCCGGGTGGTGACCGAGGAGATGCCCGAGATCAACCGGATCGAACTGAGCGCGAGGGAGAGCAACACGCGGGCGATCCGGTTCTACGAGTCGCTGGGGTTCGTCGTCGAGGGGCGGATGAGGGGCCGCATCTACGGCGTGAGCGGACTCTACGAGGACGACATCCAGATGGGGTGGCTCAGGGCGCCGGGCTCCGGGTCGTGA